A region from the Leptolyngbya iicbica LK genome encodes:
- a CDS encoding tetratricopeptide repeat protein has protein sequence MGLTILRSPLREQQLGADHPSVAISLWNIAALYLSMGRLEDAKPIITRAVQIFEQRLGSDHPYTVGARQWWQKIHGGAAE, from the coding sequence ATGGGGCTGACCATCCTGAGGTCGCCACTCCGTGAACAGCAGTTGGGAGCCGACCACCCCAGTGTCGCCATCAGTCTGTGGAATATTGCGGCTCTTTATCTCAGCATGGGACGGTTAGAAGACGCCAAACCGATCATCACCAGAGCCGTGCAAATTTTTGAGCAACGCCTGGGATCTGACCATCCCTACACGGTTGGGGCGCGGCAGTGGTGGCAAAAGATTCATGGGGGGGCGGCGGAGTAG
- a CDS encoding GTPase family protein translates to MWKLRRWQWIVLAIPPGLVVGSWAVLAGMQLHTWGLSWVWALVALVLVLWRWLLGQWTKPDEVALQESLATVRSQLQDDLSETAQKVPPEQIEAILRQTLEAARDDAPLWEDWATFAQRSQTLIRDIANLYHPEEKYPLLNIYIPQAYGLIRGTVDDLDRYISVAAPTLNQVTVAQVYQTYETYRAWETPLKRLWTVVDLSRWLWNPIGAVVREVGRPLGMQANQQLLTNFSQTLRETALTLLCKRAIALYGGDAALAYQPSGQSATQSQTLRELMEAATPTQAIATAPLNLLLVGRTGAGKSSLINTLFQQDRAAVDVLPSTDQITQYQWQTPSDEVLNLWDTPGYEQVDQVELRAQVLEQAHQADVILLVNPALDPALEADALFLDEVARSGQTVPSLLVMTQADRLRPIREWQPPYDWQTGDRPKERNIRAAIAYREEQLGQWVQQALPIVTQSTADSRTAWGADALAMSLIDIIAPAKSERLAQFLRSREARIAAAIRLVERYALQMASGQGIIALVKTPLFAVISARFTGSAELGTLLAQSIPAEQGPVVISKMMLTYELAGLLNESSTLFRPGEILKLWPLLLQGSDRPPTHNAWAWGQALVEYWTQDLTSDGLKTRFEHYLDQADALPDNLRHATTVEP, encoded by the coding sequence ATGTGGAAGTTACGCCGTTGGCAATGGATTGTCCTCGCGATTCCTCCTGGGCTGGTGGTAGGCAGTTGGGCGGTGCTGGCCGGAATGCAGTTGCACACGTGGGGCTTGAGTTGGGTGTGGGCGCTGGTGGCGCTGGTGTTGGTGCTGTGGCGGTGGCTGCTGGGTCAGTGGACGAAACCCGATGAAGTCGCCCTGCAAGAGAGTTTGGCGACGGTGCGATCGCAGCTGCAAGACGACCTCAGCGAGACGGCGCAAAAAGTGCCCCCCGAGCAGATCGAAGCGATCCTGCGCCAAACGTTAGAAGCGGCCCGCGACGATGCGCCCCTGTGGGAAGACTGGGCCACCTTTGCCCAACGCAGCCAGACCCTCATTCGTGACATTGCCAACCTCTACCATCCTGAAGAAAAATATCCCCTGCTCAACATTTATATTCCCCAGGCCTATGGCCTGATTCGCGGCACGGTGGATGATCTGGATCGCTACATCAGCGTTGCCGCCCCCACCCTCAACCAAGTGACCGTTGCCCAGGTGTACCAAACCTATGAGACCTACCGCGCTTGGGAAACGCCCCTCAAGCGCTTGTGGACGGTGGTGGATTTGAGTCGCTGGCTGTGGAATCCCATTGGGGCAGTGGTGCGCGAAGTCGGTCGGCCCCTGGGCATGCAGGCCAACCAGCAGTTGCTCACCAACTTCAGCCAAACCCTGCGGGAAACAGCCCTCACGCTGTTGTGCAAGCGGGCGATCGCCCTCTATGGCGGTGACGCCGCCCTTGCGTATCAGCCCTCCGGTCAGTCGGCAACCCAAAGCCAAACATTGCGCGAGCTGATGGAAGCGGCCACCCCCACCCAGGCGATCGCCACCGCGCCCCTCAACTTGTTGCTGGTGGGACGCACGGGCGCAGGCAAAAGCAGCCTGATCAACACCCTGTTTCAACAAGATCGGGCGGCGGTGGATGTGCTGCCCAGCACCGACCAGATCACCCAATATCAGTGGCAAACGCCCAGTGACGAAGTGCTGAACCTGTGGGATACGCCGGGCTATGAGCAAGTCGATCAGGTCGAATTGCGGGCGCAGGTACTCGAACAAGCTCACCAAGCCGATGTGATTTTGCTGGTGAATCCCGCTCTGGACCCCGCCCTAGAGGCAGACGCCCTATTCCTGGATGAGGTGGCGCGCTCAGGGCAGACCGTCCCCAGTTTGTTGGTGATGACCCAGGCCGATCGCCTGCGCCCCATCCGCGAATGGCAGCCCCCCTACGACTGGCAAACGGGCGATCGCCCCAAAGAACGCAACATCCGCGCCGCGATCGCCTATCGCGAGGAACAGTTGGGCCAGTGGGTGCAGCAAGCGTTGCCGATCGTCACCCAATCCACCGCCGACTCACGAACCGCTTGGGGAGCCGATGCCCTGGCCATGAGTCTGATCGATATCATCGCCCCCGCCAAGTCCGAACGATTGGCACAGTTTCTCCGCAGTCGCGAGGCCCGCATTGCCGCCGCCATTCGCCTGGTCGAACGGTATGCCCTGCAAATGGCTAGCGGTCAAGGCATTATTGCCCTGGTCAAAACCCCGCTCTTCGCGGTCATTTCCGCCCGCTTTACGGGCAGCGCCGAGTTGGGCACCTTGTTAGCTCAGTCAATTCCCGCTGAGCAGGGACCTGTCGTGATCAGCAAAATGATGCTCACTTACGAACTAGCGGGGCTCCTCAATGAATCCAGCACGTTGTTCAGACCGGGCGAAATTCTGAAACTGTGGCCCCTCTTGCTACAGGGCAGCGATCGCCCCCCCACCCACAACGCCTGGGCCTGGGGACAAGCTCTGGTGGAATATTGGACTCAAGACCTCACCAGTGACGGGTTGAAAACGCGCTTTGAGCATTACCTCGATCAAGCCGACGCCCTGCCCGACAACCTTCGCCATGCGACCACCGTCGAACCGTGA
- a CDS encoding Npun_R2479 family HD domain-containing metalloprotein, whose product MINPNKILGNAFVAELRSNYTQTYGGLKPDYADIIAWVGNMGVETIANSNALYHDVEHAIFVTLVGQQILRGKHIREGRVSCEDWLHFTISLVCHDIGYVKGVCRRDVISGRTYATGRQDETVQFPEGHTDASLTPYHVDRGKLFVQERFGGHALINAEVIKRNIELTRFPVPLDGDHQDTTEFPGLVRAADLIGQLSDPRYLHKIPALFYEFEETGVNQQLGYRHPEDLRRNYPRFYWKTVYPFIKDAIAHLKLTQEGKQILSSLYGHVFEVEHESHPEPFPPDEPGANL is encoded by the coding sequence ATGATCAATCCCAACAAGATTCTCGGTAACGCTTTTGTTGCCGAACTGCGGTCCAATTACACCCAAACCTACGGTGGGCTCAAGCCTGACTACGCCGACATCATTGCCTGGGTCGGCAACATGGGAGTGGAAACCATCGCCAACAGCAATGCCCTCTATCACGACGTTGAACATGCCATCTTCGTAACTTTGGTGGGCCAGCAAATTTTGCGGGGCAAGCACATTCGCGAAGGGCGAGTCTCCTGCGAAGACTGGCTGCACTTCACGATTTCGCTGGTGTGCCACGACATTGGCTACGTCAAAGGGGTGTGCCGTCGAGATGTCATTTCTGGCCGAACCTATGCCACCGGCAGACAAGACGAAACCGTACAGTTTCCCGAGGGACACACCGACGCCAGTCTCACGCCTTACCATGTCGATCGCGGCAAACTCTTTGTGCAAGAGCGTTTTGGCGGCCATGCCTTGATCAACGCAGAAGTCATCAAACGCAATATTGAGCTCACGCGGTTTCCCGTGCCATTGGATGGGGATCATCAAGACACGACGGAGTTTCCAGGGTTAGTGCGAGCGGCTGACCTGATCGGGCAGCTATCAGATCCTCGCTATTTGCACAAAATTCCCGCCCTGTTTTATGAATTTGAGGAAACGGGCGTCAATCAGCAGTTGGGATATCGTCATCCCGAAGACTTGCGGCGCAACTATCCCCGCTTTTATTGGAAAACGGTGTATCCCTTCATCAAAGATGCGATCGCCCACTTGAAACTCACCCAAGAAGGTAAACAGATCCTCTCTAGCCTGTATGGCCACGTCTTTGAAGTGGAACATGAATCTCACCCCGAGCCATTCCCTCCGGATGAGCCGGGGGCGAACCTCTAG
- a CDS encoding ZIP family metal transporter produces MDTVALGASASLIAGLGTGIGALPVLLPWMPDAKVEGVLLGIGGGIMLAATSFSLVVPGTAAAMELGYSEAIAALIMGLGICLGSGLLWLVHNRFPHEHVFKGLEGPAAKNLKRIWLFVAAITLHNFPEGLAVGVGFGSGDTTQGLTLALGIALQNMPEGLVVAWSLKSLQYSPYYALGISTLTGLVEPVGGLVGAGLVSIAQEALPWGMALAAGAMLFVIVDEIIPDISQKSLGQSGTLGVMAGFVVMMCLDIALG; encoded by the coding sequence GTGGACACAGTAGCGTTAGGGGCGAGTGCGAGCCTCATCGCCGGACTCGGCACCGGCATCGGTGCTTTGCCAGTCTTACTGCCCTGGATGCCCGACGCAAAGGTGGAAGGCGTGTTGTTGGGCATTGGCGGCGGCATTATGCTGGCGGCAACCTCGTTTTCGCTCGTCGTGCCAGGCACTGCCGCAGCGATGGAGTTAGGCTATTCCGAAGCGATCGCGGCGCTGATTATGGGTCTCGGCATTTGTCTGGGGAGCGGCTTGCTCTGGCTCGTCCACAACCGCTTTCCCCACGAGCACGTCTTTAAAGGGCTGGAGGGACCAGCAGCAAAAAATTTGAAGCGGATTTGGCTGTTTGTCGCCGCGATTACCCTGCACAACTTTCCCGAAGGCTTGGCCGTCGGAGTCGGGTTTGGTTCTGGTGATACAACCCAAGGCTTAACGCTGGCCCTGGGCATCGCGTTGCAAAATATGCCGGAAGGGTTGGTTGTCGCCTGGTCGCTCAAGAGCCTGCAATATTCTCCCTATTATGCCCTCGGCATTTCGACCCTGACGGGACTGGTCGAACCCGTGGGCGGCCTGGTGGGGGCGGGCCTTGTCAGCATCGCTCAAGAAGCTTTGCCCTGGGGCATGGCTTTGGCCGCCGGTGCCATGCTGTTTGTGATTGTGGATGAAATTATTCCCGACATCTCCCAAAAGAGCCTGGGCCAGAGCGGCACCCTGGGCGTCATGGCGGGCTTTGTGGTGATGATGTGCCTGGATATTGCCTTGGGCTAG
- a CDS encoding YcjF family protein: MFAKRILRPVQNLWQRFTVNEAQIAEHLEAVRQQLPTTEVILLGKPQAGKSSIVRGMTGQSADIVGQGFQPHTRSTQQYPYPSAELPLLIFTDTVGLGDVERDPEAIVEDLTETLRRDVARSRIFMLTIKITDFANDSLRQMIAQLKKDFPHIPCLLVLTCLHELYPSPTDDHPEYPPQYEAISRAAHTTSENFANVSDRTLLLDFTLEEDGFDPVFYGLPALRETLNDLLPQAQAQAIHQILETDAQGKAIGDLYRRVARRYISAFAVMAGVTAAVPLPFATMPVLTSLQISMVAALGRVYKQTLTFGQALGVIGTLAGGFFAQAVGRELVKFIPGIGSVVATSWAVGYTWALGEGACLYFGDLMAGKTPDPEAIQAMMSETFQQAKSDWQAAQSPSTPDSEAPPNAAIAPPDSPPATDPATAPEADPPESDENPESDEN; this comes from the coding sequence GTGTTTGCAAAAAGGATTCTCAGGCCCGTTCAAAACCTCTGGCAGCGCTTCACCGTTAACGAAGCGCAGATTGCCGAGCATTTAGAAGCGGTGCGGCAACAACTGCCGACCACCGAGGTGATTTTGCTGGGCAAGCCCCAAGCAGGCAAAAGTTCCATTGTGCGAGGTATGACCGGGCAATCGGCAGATATCGTGGGTCAGGGGTTTCAGCCCCACACCCGCAGCACCCAGCAATATCCCTACCCGTCGGCAGAGCTGCCGTTGCTCATCTTTACCGACACGGTGGGGCTGGGGGATGTGGAACGCGATCCCGAGGCGATTGTGGAGGATTTGACGGAGACGCTGCGGCGGGATGTGGCGCGATCGCGCATCTTCATGCTGACGATCAAAATCACCGACTTCGCCAACGATAGCCTGCGGCAAATGATTGCCCAACTCAAAAAAGACTTTCCCCACATTCCCTGTCTGCTGGTGCTGACCTGCCTGCACGAGCTGTATCCCTCACCCACCGACGATCACCCCGAGTATCCCCCGCAGTATGAGGCCATCTCCCGCGCCGCCCACACCACCAGCGAAAATTTTGCCAACGTGAGCGATCGCACCCTGCTGCTCGATTTCACCTTAGAAGAGGATGGCTTTGATCCCGTCTTTTACGGGTTGCCCGCCCTGCGCGAGACGTTGAACGACCTGCTGCCCCAGGCCCAGGCCCAAGCCATTCACCAAATCTTGGAAACCGATGCCCAGGGGAAAGCGATCGGTGACTTGTATCGTCGTGTCGCCCGGCGCTACATCAGCGCCTTTGCTGTCATGGCTGGAGTCACGGCTGCCGTGCCCCTGCCCTTTGCGACGATGCCGGTGCTCACCAGTCTGCAAATTTCGATGGTGGCGGCGCTGGGACGGGTTTACAAACAAACCCTCACCTTTGGGCAAGCCCTGGGGGTGATTGGCACCCTGGCGGGCGGCTTTTTTGCCCAGGCGGTGGGGCGCGAACTGGTGAAGTTTATCCCCGGTATTGGCAGCGTGGTCGCCACCTCCTGGGCCGTAGGGTATACCTGGGCGCTGGGCGAAGGCGCCTGTCTCTACTTTGGCGATTTGATGGCGGGCAAAACGCCTGATCCCGAGGCCATTCAAGCCATGATGAGCGAAACCTTTCAGCAGGCCAAGAGCGATTGGCAAGCGGCCCAATCCCCATCGACGCCTGACTCTGAGGCCCCACCGAACGCGGCGATCGCCCCACCGGATTCCCCCCCGGCCACTGACCCCGCCACCGCCCCGGAGGCCGATCCCCCAGAGTCGGACGAGAATCCAGAGTCGGACGAGAATTAG
- a CDS encoding YchJ family protein has translation MTAFTQCPCGSQRPLLRCCEPYLSGQQAAPTAEALMRSRYTAYVQQNIDYLMATHHPTQRRLSDRATLRQSMQNTTWLGLTILSTQQGQPDDDTGIVEFVARFQADQPGQIHERSRFQKQKGIWFYLDGEHLPPVTPKRNEPCWCGSGKKYKQCHGKA, from the coding sequence ATGACTGCGTTTACCCAGTGCCCCTGTGGGAGTCAACGACCGTTGCTCCGCTGCTGCGAACCTTATCTCTCTGGGCAACAGGCTGCGCCCACCGCCGAAGCACTGATGCGATCGCGTTACACCGCCTATGTGCAGCAAAATATCGACTATCTCATGGCGACGCACCATCCCACCCAGCGCCGCTTGAGCGATCGCGCCACCCTGCGCCAGAGTATGCAAAACACGACGTGGCTCGGGTTAACCATTCTCTCGACTCAGCAGGGACAGCCAGATGACGATACTGGCATCGTCGAATTTGTCGCCCGGTTTCAGGCCGACCAACCCGGACAAATCCACGAGCGATCGCGCTTCCAAAAGCAGAAAGGGATCTGGTTTTACCTTGATGGCGAGCACTTGCCGCCCGTAACACCCAAACGCAATGAACCCTGCTGGTGCGGCAGCGGCAAAAAGTACAAACAATGCCACGGCAAGGCTTAG
- a CDS encoding potassium channel family protein: MKPKIIVCGLGNTGYRVFSLLRQQGAHVVGISSQPIDEEHVVVGDLRSPDVLVQAGIHDASALLLMTSDDALNLAILTQARVLNPRIRIINRLLNTGLGSRLDQTLSYHVSMSVSALSGPIFAFAALGNTAIGQIDLMGHNWPMYEECIDANHPWNGMVLRHLWENRDRMLIYYQAAGQKVDLVSAVLQDHQLAVGDRLIIATRPSPSRMQRLTWERRIRSFLAGLRQFRRQSQAALAITLVLFFLITAATLIYISVNFNIAIADALYFTVGMLTGAGGHEEVAEQAPVAIKVFTAIMMLVGAGVIGVFYALLNDLVLGTHFHQVWNAVQLPQRHHYIVCGLGGVGFQIARQLKLGGHDVVVIERDAQGRFVNSIRALKIPVILGDASLPDTLKEARITTAAGLLAVTSYDTGNLEIALAAKSLAHQLPIVVRNQDPNFARQVQQVFEFEQVMSPTELAAPSFAAAALGGQVLGSGITGQSLWVALGALITPGHAFFGKRVTDIAQEADLVPLYIQTPQGALHGFDLFSHTLDNQDVLYLTIPANKLEELWRTVPSQVSTR, translated from the coding sequence ATGAAGCCAAAAATCATTGTCTGCGGGTTAGGAAATACAGGTTATCGGGTCTTTTCGCTATTGCGGCAGCAGGGTGCCCACGTAGTTGGCATCAGCTCGCAACCCATCGATGAAGAGCATGTCGTGGTCGGCGATTTGCGATCGCCCGACGTTTTGGTGCAAGCGGGCATCCACGACGCTTCGGCCTTGCTGTTGATGACCTCAGACGATGCTCTGAATCTGGCGATCTTGACCCAGGCACGGGTGCTCAATCCGCGCATTCGCATCATCAACCGCCTCTTGAATACGGGCTTGGGCAGTCGTCTCGACCAAACCCTCTCGTACCACGTCTCCATGAGTGTGTCGGCGCTGTCTGGCCCCATCTTTGCCTTTGCGGCTTTGGGCAACACTGCTATCGGCCAGATTGATTTGATGGGGCACAACTGGCCCATGTACGAAGAATGTATTGATGCGAATCATCCCTGGAACGGCATGGTGTTGCGGCATCTGTGGGAAAACCGCGATCGCATGTTGATTTATTACCAAGCCGCTGGTCAGAAAGTAGACTTGGTTTCGGCGGTTTTACAAGATCACCAATTAGCCGTTGGCGATCGCTTGATCATCGCGACGCGCCCTTCCCCTAGCCGGATGCAGCGCCTCACTTGGGAGCGGCGGATTCGCAGCTTTTTAGCCGGGTTACGCCAATTTCGGCGACAGAGCCAGGCCGCGCTTGCCATTACGCTAGTGCTCTTTTTCTTGATTACTGCGGCCACCCTGATTTACATCAGCGTCAACTTTAATATTGCGATCGCTGATGCCCTCTATTTCACCGTGGGCATGTTGACGGGGGCAGGCGGCCACGAAGAAGTTGCCGAGCAGGCGCCCGTTGCCATCAAGGTGTTTACCGCCATCATGATGCTGGTGGGAGCGGGGGTCATCGGGGTGTTCTATGCCCTGCTGAATGATTTGGTGTTGGGCACCCATTTTCATCAGGTGTGGAATGCGGTGCAATTGCCGCAACGTCATCACTACATTGTTTGTGGCCTTGGGGGCGTAGGCTTTCAAATTGCACGCCAGCTCAAACTGGGCGGCCACGATGTCGTGGTGATCGAGCGTGATGCCCAAGGCCGCTTTGTGAACAGCATACGCGCGTTAAAAATTCCGGTAATTTTGGGCGATGCCAGCCTGCCCGATACCCTCAAAGAGGCCCGCATTACCACCGCCGCTGGCCTCTTGGCCGTGACCAGTTATGACACTGGCAACCTCGAAATCGCCCTCGCCGCTAAAAGCCTGGCTCACCAGCTGCCCATTGTGGTGCGCAATCAAGACCCCAACTTTGCCCGCCAGGTGCAGCAAGTCTTTGAGTTTGAACAGGTGATGAGTCCCACCGAATTGGCGGCCCCCTCGTTTGCGGCGGCGGCGCTGGGAGGGCAAGTATTAGGCAGCGGCATCACCGGCCAGAGTTTGTGGGTGGCGCTAGGCGCGTTAATCACGCCGGGCCATGCATTTTTTGGCAAACGGGTGACCGACATTGCCCAAGAAGCCGATCTGGTGCCGCTGTATATTCAGACGCCCCAGGGAGCGCTCCACGGATTCGACCTGTTCTCCCACACGTTGGATAACCAAGACGTCTTGTATCTCACCATTCCCGCTAACAAGCTGGAAGAACTCTGGCGCACCGTGCCTTCGCAAGTCTCTACCCGGTAA
- a CDS encoding tetratricopeptide repeat protein — MVRSEPSRQPGSMADIAGRLTLWARRNPQGLVRVEYSSEFARREVLQRVQAKLAQLSGEAIAMTEVALPLNQAADAVVANLLQQLEQVAADAPHSVVSITGFATAFRHQDAWPDALRVVNFNRDRFAALPLRQIWWFTPAILQTAVHAMPDLNSWFSQRLQLTESVAPTDLTAINLATDTPTANIDDARQRAQTLVAQFHQAQQAGAPDAELLKTYLLPALEALAEASTQRDLRELAGEFEGWLSRLKLPDSPDLAQSLDRLARIYAKQGRYREALPLYRKALKIREQQLGADHLDVATSLNNLALLYRKQGRYGEATPLYLRSLQIMEQQLGADHPNVATSLNNLAALYQAQGRDGEAEPLFQRSLQIREQHLGADHPEVATSLNNLAALYHAQGRDGEAEPLYLRSLQIDEQVYGADHPEVATP, encoded by the coding sequence GTGGTGCGCTCTGAGCCGTCGCGGCAACCGGGCAGCATGGCTGATATTGCCGGACGCCTGACCCTGTGGGCGCGGCGTAATCCCCAGGGCTTGGTGCGGGTGGAATACAGTTCCGAATTTGCCCGCCGGGAAGTTTTGCAGCGGGTGCAGGCAAAACTGGCGCAACTGTCTGGCGAGGCCATTGCTATGACCGAGGTGGCGCTGCCGCTGAACCAGGCCGCCGATGCGGTGGTGGCGAACTTGCTGCAACAGCTAGAGCAGGTAGCCGCAGATGCGCCCCATAGCGTCGTCTCCATTACCGGGTTTGCGACCGCCTTTCGCCACCAGGATGCCTGGCCCGATGCCCTGCGGGTGGTGAACTTTAATCGAGATCGCTTTGCGGCCCTGCCCCTGCGGCAGATCTGGTGGTTTACCCCCGCTATTTTGCAAACGGCGGTTCACGCCATGCCGGACCTCAACAGTTGGTTTAGCCAGCGCTTGCAGTTGACCGAGTCCGTCGCCCCTACTGACTTGACGGCAATCAACCTCGCAACCGATACGCCCACCGCCAATATCGACGACGCTCGCCAGCGGGCGCAGACTCTGGTGGCGCAGTTTCATCAGGCGCAGCAAGCTGGGGCACCGGATGCGGAGTTGTTGAAAACCTATCTGCTCCCAGCGTTGGAGGCCCTGGCGGAAGCAAGCACCCAGCGGGACTTGCGGGAATTGGCCGGGGAATTTGAAGGCTGGCTGAGCCGTCTGAAGCTGCCAGACTCCCCCGATTTGGCCCAAAGCCTGGATCGCTTGGCGCGAATTTATGCAAAGCAGGGACGCTATCGCGAAGCGTTGCCGCTGTATCGTAAAGCCCTCAAAATTCGTGAGCAGCAGTTGGGAGCAGACCATCTCGATGTCGCCACCAGCCTGAATAATCTGGCGTTGCTGTACCGGAAGCAGGGGCGCTATGGCGAGGCCACACCCCTCTATCTGCGATCGCTGCAAATCATGGAACAGCAGTTGGGGGCCGACCATCCTAATGTCGCCACCAGCCTGAATAATCTGGCGGCGCTGTACCAGGCTCAGGGGCGCGATGGCGAGGCCGAACCCCTCTTTCAGCGATCACTGCAAATCCGTGAACAGCACTTAGGGGCTGACCATCCTGAGGTCGCCACCAGCCTGAATAATCTGGCGGCGCTGTACCATGCCCAGGGGCGCGATGGCGAGGCCGAACCCCTCTACCTGCGATCGCTGCAAATTGATGAACAAGTGTATGGGGCTGACCATCCTGAGGTCGCCACTCCGTGA
- a CDS encoding MBL fold metallo-hydrolase, whose protein sequence is MNVLSCLPYGVGHADEGICLQLQIGPYRILLDCGLTTLEFMDGDESMPVDYVFCTHADPDHGRSLLELHQRWPHLPIYCSAATADLLPLNWPEVSLPNGADFCQRLPWRQTVELAPGLTAQLWPAGHLPGAACVLITYAADDQTYRVFYTGDFFLSNSRLADGLPLDELRGLKPDALIVEGTQGTARYPHRRQQENRLADQLNQVLAAGHNILLPVPLIGLGQELLMLLRSHHHFTGKDVTIWVDGWVAEACDIYLELLPHLPSNVQNFARHQPLFWDDRILPRIQRLPQPLPQDPGHPTIVIGYQNADLSELAQWGDRPWRIFLPDDLANSVVNAGLDHDDHYQATLAWLEHLSDEFEQGQAYLETYLLSAHSDGAGTTQLIHNLRPHHVLFVHGSPSFLADLASLEDLQSRYKLHLPSAHQTVELPTSDTFLQPAAPDTVFEGEVADTSADGIILTLPPEIRDDPRWSRLADTGVVQIRWQGNDLIVRGVSQQSLMRQANIPATLNASVQCCFNCSYWQQPRCGNPASPMHNFPVAAEGYCPEFSFKSGSQADVG, encoded by the coding sequence GTGAACGTTTTATCTTGTTTGCCCTACGGTGTCGGTCATGCGGACGAGGGCATCTGCCTACAATTGCAAATCGGCCCTTATCGCATTCTGTTGGATTGTGGACTCACAACCCTGGAGTTTATGGATGGCGATGAGTCGATGCCGGTCGACTACGTTTTTTGCACCCATGCTGATCCCGACCATGGGCGATCTCTTCTAGAGCTCCATCAGCGTTGGCCCCACCTGCCCATCTATTGCAGTGCCGCGACCGCTGACCTGTTGCCCCTCAACTGGCCGGAAGTGTCTTTGCCCAATGGAGCCGACTTTTGTCAACGGCTGCCTTGGCGGCAGACAGTTGAATTGGCCCCCGGGCTCACTGCCCAGCTTTGGCCTGCGGGCCATCTGCCCGGTGCTGCCTGCGTCCTCATCACCTACGCCGCCGATGACCAGACCTACCGCGTCTTTTATACCGGCGACTTTTTCCTCTCCAATTCCCGCTTGGCCGATGGCTTGCCCCTGGATGAACTGCGGGGACTCAAACCCGACGCCCTCATTGTTGAAGGCACCCAGGGCACCGCTCGTTATCCCCATCGTCGCCAGCAAGAAAATCGCCTCGCCGACCAGCTGAACCAAGTCCTGGCTGCTGGACACAATATTTTGCTCCCTGTGCCCCTCATCGGCTTGGGGCAAGAGCTGCTCATGCTTTTGCGCAGCCATCATCATTTCACCGGTAAGGATGTCACGATTTGGGTCGATGGTTGGGTGGCCGAAGCCTGCGACATCTATCTGGAATTGCTGCCCCACCTGCCCAGCAATGTGCAGAACTTTGCGCGGCATCAACCCCTCTTTTGGGACGATCGCATTTTGCCGCGCATCCAGCGCCTGCCTCAGCCCTTACCGCAAGATCCAGGGCATCCCACCATCGTCATTGGCTACCAAAATGCTGACCTCAGTGAATTAGCTCAATGGGGCGATCGGCCCTGGCGCATTTTCCTGCCCGACGACCTCGCCAACAGCGTGGTCAACGCCGGACTCGATCACGATGACCACTACCAAGCCACCCTGGCCTGGCTCGAACATTTGAGTGACGAATTTGAGCAGGGGCAAGCCTATCTCGAAACGTACTTGCTCAGCGCCCACAGCGATGGCGCGGGCACCACTCAACTTATTCATAACCTGCGGCCCCATCACGTTCTGTTTGTCCATGGCTCGCCCAGCTTTTTGGCCGACCTCGCCAGCCTCGAAGACTTGCAAAGCCGTTATAAGCTGCACTTGCCATCGGCCCATCAAACAGTGGAATTGCCCACCAGCGATACCTTCCTGCAGCCCGCTGCGCCAGACACCGTATTTGAAGGGGAAGTCGCCGACACCTCAGCCGACGGCATCATTTTGACCCTGCCACCCGAAATTCGCGACGATCCGCGCTGGAGCCGCCTGGCCGATACCGGCGTCGTGCAAATTCGTTGGCAAGGCAATGATTTGATCGTGCGGGGGGTGAGCCAACAGTCACTGATGCGTCAGGCCAATATTCCCGCCACTCTGAATGCCTCGGTGCAGTGCTGCTTTAATTGCAGCTACTGGCAACAACCCCGCTGCGGCAATCCGGCTTCCCCCATGCACAACTTTCCCGTCGCCGCCGAAGGCTACTGCCCCGAGTTTTCCTTTAAGTCTGGCAGTCAGGCTGATGTCGGCTAA